A DNA window from Corynebacterium ciconiae DSM 44920 contains the following coding sequences:
- a CDS encoding GNAT family N-acetyltransferase, with translation MLAPHLVDIYIRAMGYDPAMSDSRISAWRHNSRNRDFHAFAAVRDRAVVGVAYGFRSNTTQWWFNQVYHGVRQSYGPQSPQLDILADYFELSEIHVDPAYQGRGIGRRLITALIDAAPTHILLSTPETAGENNRAFSLYRSLGFEDLLRDFRFLGDSRPFAVLYLPRDTGAAG, from the coding sequence ATGCTCGCGCCGCATTTGGTGGACATCTATATCCGCGCGATGGGCTACGACCCCGCCATGTCCGACTCCCGGATTTCCGCGTGGAGGCACAACTCCCGCAATCGCGATTTTCATGCCTTCGCCGCAGTGCGCGACCGTGCCGTTGTGGGAGTGGCCTATGGATTCCGCAGCAACACCACCCAGTGGTGGTTTAATCAGGTTTATCACGGTGTTCGCCAGAGCTATGGGCCACAGAGCCCCCAGCTCGATATTCTCGCCGACTATTTCGAACTCTCCGAGATCCACGTCGACCCCGCCTATCAGGGCCGCGGCATCGGCCGTCGCCTCATCACAGCGCTTATCGACGCCGCCCCCACGCACATTCTCCTCTCGACCCCAGAAACCGCCGGGGAAAATAACCGCGCCTTTAGCCTCTACCGTTCCCTCGGCTTTGAGGACCTCCTGCGCGATTTCCGCTTCCTCGGCGACTCTCGCCCCTTTGCGGTGCTCTACCTGCCTCGCGACACCGGCGCCGCAGGCTAG